The Nocardia bhagyanarayanae region CGCCGACAGCGACGGCTCGCCCGAGGTGATCACCCACACGTGCAGATCGTGCACCTCGCTGACCTGCGGAAGGGTGACGATTCGCGCGCCGATGGCGTCGGGATCGAGGTGGGCGGGCGCGGCTTCCAGGAAGATCCGCCCCGATTCGCGGACCAGCGCCCACCCGGCCTTCACCATCAGCGCGGCGACGACGAGTGCGGCGATGGCGTCGGCGCGGGGGTAGCCCGCCAGCCACACCACCGCGCCCGCGATGGCCGTGCCGATGAACGCGTACATGTCGTTGAGGATGTGCTGGAAGGCGCCTTCGACGTTGAGGCTGGTGCGGTTGGCGCGGCTGATGCACCACGCGGCGATGATGTTGACGACGATGCCGATCAGCGCGGTGACGAACACCAGTGGGCCTTCGACGTCCGGCGGATGGATCAGCCGGTTGACGCCCTCGTAGACGAACCACGCCGCGAGCAGCAGCAGGGTGATGCCGTTGGCCTGCGCCGAAAGGATCTCCGCGCGCTTGTAGCCGTAGGTGTACTGCCCGCGCGCCGGCCGCTTGGACAGGCGGATGGCGATCAGCGCGAGGACGATCGATGCGGCGTCGGTGAGCATGTGCGCGGCGTCGGTGATCAGTGCCAGCGACTGCGCGAGCAGACCGACCACCACCTCCGCCGCCATGAACGCGACGATCAGTGCCAGCGCGATGCTCAGCCAGCGTGGGTCGGAGTCCGCGGACACGCCGTGGTCGTGGTGGTGCCCGTTGCCGTGGTCGTGGCTGTGATCATGGGAATGCCGACGATCCCCGGCGCACTCGGGCTCTTCCGCCGCGGTGTTCGTCGGTCGCGGCGACCCGCACTGATCTCCCATGGTCGAACGTTCCTTCCGTTTCGGACGGCTGCCGCCGCATAGCCTAACCTATCTTGCAGACATGCGCATGTCTGCATTCGTGGGTGTAGAACGGTTGCCGGGCGGGTACCCGCATCCGGGCGCGCTACTGCGCTGCGCAACTGTGATCTTCTGCGGTGCACTGTCGTTCGGACCTGCGGTTACGATGCGGACGCACCTCGTGGGTGATCGACCGAACCATCCGCGCGGTGCGCGCCTTCCGGTCACTCGGAAGGCCCGACACAAAGGGGTATTCGATGGACAGGCCGGCGTGGGCGCCTGAGGGCGTCGATATGCAACAGGCGAGCCCGGCACGGATGTACGACGCGCTGCTGGGCGGCTCGCACAACTTCGATGTCGACCGCAAGGCTGCCGAACTGGGCAAGCAGCTCGTTCCCGACCTGCCGCGAGTCGCACTGAGCAACCGGGCCTTCCTGCGCAGGGCGGTGCGCTTCCTGGTCGACGCGGGCGTCCGCCAGTTCCTGGACATCGGCTCGGGCATTCCCACGGCGGGCAACGTGCACGAGGTTGCGCAGCAGATCGATCCCGAGATCCGCGTCCTCTACGCCGACATCGACCCTGTCGCCGTCGCGCACTCGAAGGCGATCCTGCACGGCAACGACCGCGCCGCGGCGATCGAGGCCGATCTGCGCAAGCCCGAGGAACTGCTCGGCAAAGTCCGCGAGACCGGGTTGATCGACTTCGAGCAGCCCGTCGGTGTGCTGATGGTCGCGGTGCTGCACCTGCTCTCCGACGACGACGCGCCCGCCGAGCGGGTCGCCGCGGTGCGCGACGCCGTGCCGAGCGGTTCCTACCTGGCGATCTCGCACCTGACCTCCGAGCTGCGGCCCGAGGACGCCGCACAGCTCGGCGCCAACGCGGCCCAGCAGAGCAAGATCGGGATTCACTTCCGACCCGCCGCGGCGATCACGGCTATGTTCGACGGATGGGACCTGGTGGAACCGGGTGTGGTCGAGCTACCCGCTTGGCGCCCGGAATCCGAGCGCGATCATCACGAGGCGCCCGGCCGATCGCTCGGCCTCGCGGGCGTGGGTCGCAAGGGCTGAGGCGGAAAGAGTAGTGGGTCTGCGCGAGCTGGCGTTGCGATGGGCGGACGCGCTCGACGGCGTCGTCGCCCCTACGCTCACGCGGACCGAGACGGAAGCGATGCTCGCCGATCTCGCCGAACTCCTCGTCGCGGCCATCCGCGGCGACGCCGACCTGCGCAACGCGCACGACGCGGCCGTGGTGCTGGTGGCCGCGAACTATCGCGACCCGCTCGTCGTCAGCCGTTCGATCGCGATGATCTGCCACGACATGGTCGAGGAGATCTGCGCCCCCGGCGACCTCGGCTACGAACGGGTGCGCGATCGCGCCGTCGCCGTGGCCGCCGAGTTCGCCGCGGGCTGCACCGGTGCGTTGCGCGCCGCCGCGCTCGTCGAACAGGAGACGACCCTCGGTGCCGCGCTGGCCGCGGCACGAGACGCCGAGGCGCGGCGGCAACTCTCGGAGGCCCGTTTCGAGGCGGTGTTCGCCGGCGCCTCGGTCGGCATCGGCACCGTCGACGTCACCGGACGCGTTCTCGCCGTGAACGCCGCCTTCGCCGAGATGCTCGGCCTGCCGCAGGAACACATGCCCGGCCGCTCGGTGGCCGATCTGCTCGGGCCAGCCAACATCGGCCACGCCTACAGCCAGTTCCGTCGCATGCTGGCCGGGGAAACCGATCGGTTCCGCTTGGAGACCCCGCACATGCGCCCGGACGGGGAACTGGCCCACATCGACCTGTCGATGTCGGCCGTTCGCGACGCCGACGGGCGGATCCAATTCCTGATCGGCGTGGCCGTCGACGTCACCGAACGCAAGCAGCTGGCCGACCGGCTGTGGCACGACGCCCACCACGACGATCTGACCGGCCTGCCCAATCGGCTGCTGTTCTTCGATCGGCTCGCGGGCGCCGTGCCGCCGATCGGCCTGTGCTACCTGGACCTGGACGGTTTCAAGGCCGTCAACGACGAGTGGGGGCATACCGTCGGTGATCGAGTGCTGCACGAAGTGGCCCAGCGCCTGCGCGCCGCCGCCGAGCCGCGCGCCGGACTCGCGGCCCGCATCGGCGGCGACGAGTTCATCGTGCTGATCGAGCGTTGTGCGGGAGAGCCGCAGCTGGCGGCGGTCGCGGACGAACTGCGCGCCGCGCTGGCGATGCCGCTGCGAGTGGCCGGGCATCCCGTGCACGTCGGCGCCAGCGTCGGCATCGTCTACGAAATCGACCGGCCGAGCGCTGTCGACGCGCTCATGCACGCGGTGGATACCGCCATGTACCGAGACAAGGCGGGTCGCTCGTCGCGCGGGCCGCAGTCGGCCTGACCGATCACCGGACCGGTTCGGCCAGCGAACTGTCGCCCGCCGCGGCGATCACCGCGCCGTCCTGGCTGATCAACCAGCGCCCGCACACGCAGCGCAGATAGCGGACGGCGCCGTGCGCGGACACGACGGTGGGGGAGGGCCAGGCGCAGGAAGGGCAAGTGGCGGACATGATCTCAGCCTGATGTAATGGCTTTGTGCATTTCAACCCTTACGGCGGCACGGCGGCGGAGCTGGCCGCCCGCCTGGTGAACGCCGACCCGGAAATGGACCTGCTCGAGGTGCTCGACGCGGCGGGATACAAGCCGCTGGGTTCGCTCGACGCGGCGCAGACCGCGGAATTGCGCCGCTGGATCGCGCGGCTCGCGGAGGTCTTCGACGCGCCCTCGGTGCCGCAGCTCAACGCGCTGCTGGCCGAAACGACCAGTCGCCCTTACATTTCCACCCACGACGGTCGTCCGCCGCACCTGCACTACGCCCACGAGGACGCGCCGACCGACGAGCGGGTGAAGGCCTACACGGCGGCCGGGCTCGCGGCGCTGTTCTGCGAAGACCCCGAGCGCATCGGCCGCTGCGCGCGGCCGGGTTGCGCGATGGTCTTCGTGGACACCTCCCGCAACGGTCGGCGCCGCTTCTGTTCGACTCGCTGCTCGAACCGGGTGCACGTCGCCGACCACCGGATGCGTCGCTCGGCGTGACCCCGCCGGGCCGAACTCAGTTGGTGACGAGCGGTCCATGCAGCTGGAAGTGCGGGTGCTCCTCGGCGCGCGTCCAGCGTCCGTAGGTCGCCTGGCCCGTATCGTCGTCGCGCTGGATCGGGCTGACCCAGGTGCGGCGCGGAATCTGGCCGCCGCTGCGCGGGCCGTGCGTCACCAACGGGACCTGCCTGGCCACCAGGTAGTAGTCCTCGTCGGAGCCCGTCTCGGGCAGGTATTCGCACAGTTGCTCGGCCGCGTCGCCGAGATCTGCGCCCGCCACCACGCCGTGGCGCGGACTCGGGCCGTCGGCCTCGACGACGACCGCCGAGACCGCCCACATGCGGTTGCCCGGCAAACGCCCGCCGGGTCCGTCGGGGTCGGTAATGGTGCGATGACGCGGTTCGGTGGTGTCTGCCGCCTCGGCCGCGTACGCGTTCTCGATCATCCTGCACCTCCGGTGGGGACGCGGGTCGGCCGGACCGGTGAGCTGTGATCGATCATCTTGCCTCCCAACGTAATCAGAAGAGAACAGCCGGTCATAGGTCGGGACAACTTGTGTCCGAGGTCAATTCGGCAATTACGAGGAGAACTGACCTGCAAAACAGTGTATAGCCCCGACGCGGCCGCTGTGACCGAACCGTCCGGTCGACGTGGTGAATCACGTTCCCCAGCATCATGATTCAACCGTCGCGGCGCTGCGGAGCGTTACCTCCAGGCGTGAAGTGCCCGCACTCGCAAATCACAGGCAATCGCTGCCACTGATCGAATGTGTTCGATTGGCTGCGCGATCGTGCGCGATCAGGCGGTGCCGTTGAGCCGTCCGGCCACCTCGGGCAGCCGATCGATCATCGCGATGGTGAAATCGGCGAGCAGATCGATCAGGCCGTCGCGGTCGACGTCGAGTCCGCCGTCCAGCCAGACGAGCACGAGTTCGGCGGCGCCGCCGGTGATGAGCTGGGAAGTCGCGGCGACCGCGGTTTCCTGACCCTCGGGGAGATCCAGGACGATGCGGGTCTGCTCGATGATGGTGGCGGCGACCGTGCGCATGCCCGCGAACCGGGTGCGCATCAGCGCCTCGTTGCCGTAGGCCTGCGCGAAGACGATCTTCGCTCGGCGCGGGTCGTCGGTGAGTTCGGTGATGAGTGCCGCCACACCGGCCCGGATGCGCTCCGCGGGCGAGCCTTCGGTCTCGGCGATGGCCGTGCGGGCTCGATCGAGCGCGGAACGCTGCACCTCGAGCAGAAGCTCGGCGGCCAGCGCGTCGAGATCGGGAAACGCCTCGTAGAAGAATCTTGGACCGACCTTGGCCTGTTCGCAGACCCCGCGCACGGTGAGCGCCGCGAGGCCCTGCGTGCCGACGATGGCCAGCGCGGCGTCGAGCAGCCGCCTGCGCCGATCCTCGCGACGCTCGGCGCTGGACACCCCGCGGTACGTGCCGGTGAATGCGCGAGTCACGCGGCCAGCTTGGCACAGCACAAGTTGGGAAACAAACGTGTACGGAAACGTACGTTTCCGATATCGTCGACTCATCGCAGCGTCGCGAAGGGATGGGCCATGAGTCTTCTCGTGCCACAAAGTGTCAGTGCGGTGTCCGACGGGGCCAGGCAGCTGCGGACCCAGCTGTCCTGGCGGGTCCAGCGCGTCGGCGTCCGTTTCGTGCGCCGTTATCCGACCAGGGTGCGTCCACTGGCCGAACCACCGGCGGGCAGCGGATTGCGCCCGACGGTCGGCGATTTCGGACCGCCGGGCATCGGATACACCTTGCACACCCTGGCCGATCCGATCGAGTTCGCGCGCGACCGCTTCGAGCGGTTCGGCCCGGTGCAGTGGATGGGCGTGCTCGGCAGGCCGGTGGTCACCGTCGGGAGCCCGGAGGCGTTCGAGGTCGTCATGCTCGATCGGGACAAGGTCTTCTCCGCGCAGCGCGGCTGGGAATGGCTCATCGGCCCGTTCTTCCGCGGCGGCCTGCTGCTGCGCGACTTCGACGAGCATCTGTTCCATCGCCGGATCATGCAGCAGGCGTTCACCCGGCCGCGCCTGGTCGGCTATCTCGAGCTGACCACGCCGCTGCTGCGCGACGGCATCCAGAAGTGGCGTCCCGCCGCGAACTTTCCCGTCTACAGCGCCATCAAGAAGCTGCTGCTGCAACAGGCCACCGAGGTGTTCGCGGGCGCCGCGCTCGGACCAGAGGGGACCAAGCTCGAGCACGCCTTCGAGGACGCGGTGCACGGCGGCACGGCGTTGGTCCGCGCCAATCTGCCCGGCGGGGTGTGGGCGCGCGGGCTGCGCGGTCGCCGGGTGCTCGAGGAGTACTTCCGCCGCGAGCTTCCCGTCAAACGCGCGGGCCAGGGCAACGACCTGTTCAGCGTGCTGTGCCGGGCCAGCACCGTGGAGGGGCACACCTTCACCGACGACGAGGTCGTCCAGCACATGATCTTCGTGATGATGGCCGCACACGACACCAGCACGATCGCCTCCGCCATGCTGGTGCACGAGCTGGGCAGGCATCCGGAGTGGCAGGAGCGGTTGCGCGCGGAATCCCGTGCGCTCGGCAAGGATTCGCTCGACTACGACGATCTGGACCGGCTGCCCGCGCTGGACATGGCGTTCAAGGAGGCACTGCGGATGTACGCGCCGGTCGCGCAGCAGGCCCGCGAGACCCTGCGCGACACCGACATCCTCGGCCACTACGTGCCGCGGGGAACACTGATCATGTGCGGCCCGTACACGATGATGCGCACCGACGAATTCTGGCGCGATCCCACCGCTTTCGACCCCGAGCGGTTCGCGCCGGAGCGCCGTGAGGACAAGTCGCACCGCTTCGCCTGGTCGCCGTTCGGCGGCGGGGCGCACAAGTGCATCGGGCTCTACTTCGGCGGGATGACGGTGAAGGCCGTGCTGCACCAGATGCTGCTCCGGTACCGCTGGACCGTGCCCGCGGACTACCAGGTGCCGCTGGTGGCGGGGACCGGTCCCACACCAGCCGACGGGCTGCCCATCCGGCTCGAACGGATCCGGCCGTGAGGCTCGCGGCCGACCGCGGCCGGTGCGAGGGGCACGGCATGTGCGAGGCGCTGGCGCCCGCGCTGTTCCGCGTCGGCGCGGACGGCGTCGTCGAGCCGCTCGTCGAGTCGGTATCGCCGCCGGATGCCGAGGTGGTGGCGCTGGCAGTCGACAGCTGTCCTGTCCAGGCGTTACGGTGGGCGGCGGATTGATTGTCATCGGCAAATATGTCGCTATACTCGCGAGGCTCGCCCTCTGACATCCTCGCGAGGAGACTCATGAACGAGTGGGATGGTGCGCATTCATCGGGTGCGGGACGCAAGATCACGCGCCGCACCGTGCTCGGCTGGGCGACGACGGCCGCTGTCGGCCTCGCCGCGTGCGACCGGGCGGCCGAGGAGGATCCCGCCGTCCGGAGCGAAGCCGACCTCATCGCGAACGAGGCCTACGTCTTCGGCTACCCGCTGGTGCTGATGCACGCGACGCGGGACGCCGCGCTGAAGAGCACGCCGATCAACCGCTTCCAGCACGCCGAGTCGCTGCCGACGCCGGATCGGCGCGACGTGGTGCGGATGAACCTGGACACGCTGTACTCCACCGCGTGGCTCGATCTTTCGCGCGGGCCGATCGTGCTTCAGGTTCCTGCGACCGACCCCGGCCGCTACTGGCTGATGCAGATCATGGATGCCTGGACCAACACCATCCACAATCCGAGCAGCGTGCGCCCCCAAGTCCGGCCCGGCGTGCCGACTCCGCCGTTCACCTACGTGATCACCGGCCCGAACTGGTCCGGCGCCCTCCCGGAGGATCTGACACCGCTGCCGACGCCGACCCCCACCGTCTGGATACTCGGTCGCATCCAGGTCAACGGCGCCGCCGACATCCCCGCCGTTCGTGACATCCAACGGGGGATACGGCTGGCGCCGCTCGACGACTGGGTCGCGCGCCGCGTCGCGCCCGCCGACCCGGTCGAACCCGCCGAACCGTCGAAGCCGCCCGCCGAGCAGGTCGACGACATGGACGCCAGAGACTTCTTCGACCAGCTCTGCGTCCTCATGGACACCGATCCACCCGCGCCCGCCGACGAACCCGCGATGGCACGGTTCGCCGAGATCGGGATCGCGCCGGGCGGCAGCGTCCGCGGCCTCTCCGACGCGGACTTGGCAGACGCGGCAACCGATGCCAAGCACACCATCGACGTCTACGTCGACCCGCAGACCCGAATAATCAACGACTGGACCTTCGATCCGCGAATCGGCACGTACGGCACCGATTACCTGCACCGCGCGTCCGTCGCGCGACACAACCTCGGCGCCAACCTGGCCGAGGACGCGATCTATCCCACCTACTACGGCACCGCGGACGACAACGGCACGCCCGCCCGGTTCCGCCTGCGCTTCGCCGCCGGACAGACGCCACCGGTCGACGCGTTCTGGTCGCTCACCGCGTACGGCGAGGACGACTACCTGGTGCCCAACCCGGCGGGTATCTACGCGGTGGGCCATCAGGTGCCCGTAGTGCCCGGCCTCGACGGCTCGATCGAGCTGGCGATTCAGCACGACGATCCGGGATCCGCGGTCCCACAGGGCAATTGGCTGCCGATTCCGTCGGAAGGCCCGTTCTCGCTCGCCATGCGGTTGTTCGCGCCGCGCCCCGAGGCGATCGCCGGCCGTTGGCAGCCGCCGCCGGTCACCCTCTTACCGTGAAGCGCGCGGCCGTCCCGTGCGTGCTGCGTAGTCTTGTCGCGACACGTCCGCCGAGCCGCGACCGGAGCGCCCCGTGACCGAACCAAGTCCCTTCCCGGTACGCGCGAGCGAGCGCCGCGCGCTCGACCGCGTCGGCGAACTCGCCGCGGAATTCCGTACTGTCGCGGCGGATTACGACGAACGTGCCGAGATCGCCGTCGAGCACCTGACCGCGTTGCGCGATGCCGAGGTCGATCGCGCGGTACTGCCGGAGCGCGTCGGCGGCACGGGCCTGAGCTATCAGGTGTTCGGACAGCTGGTGCGCACGCTGGCGAAGGCCGACCCCTCCACCGCGACCATCTGGACCATGCACGCGGGCGCGGGCGTCGCGCTGGCGGAGATCACCGCGGCGACGCTCGGTCCCTTCTTCGCCGAGGAATTCTTGGCGGGCAAGCGATTCGCTAACGCGCTCTCCGAACCCGCCAGCGGCAATCGGTTCCTCCAGCCGCAGCAGGAGGCGCTGCCCGCGCCCGGCGGCTGGGAGCTGACCGGCGCCAAGCGGTTCGTCTCCGGCGCCGAGATCGCCGACTACCTCTTCGTCAACGCCCTGGTCGACGGCGTGCCGACCTTCTTCGGCGTGGCGCCGGACGCGACGGTGTCGATCATTCCGATCTGGGACACCCTCGGGCTGCGCGCCACCCGCAGTCAGCTGCTGTCGTTCGAGCGAACTCTCCTGCGCGCCGAGTACCGCGGAAGACGGCCCGACGCGGGCGATTTCGCGGTGATCCCCGCCGGGCTGCCAGCCCTCTCGCTGGGCATCGCCGACGCGGCGCTGGACGCCCTGGTCGAGCACGCGTCGTCGCGGCTGATCCTCGGCGCCCCGCTGTCGCACCAGCAGTGGGTGCAGCACGAGGTCGCCGACGCGCAGACCAGGCTGGCCGCCGCGCATGCGCTGTACGAGCGCGCATTGTGGCAGGCGGACAACGGGATTCCGGCGTTCCTGCCCACGCTCGGGCGGGCCAAGTACCTCGCCAACAAGGTCGCCGTCGACGTCGCGCAACTCGGCGTGCGGGTCGGCGGCGCCTCCGGATACCTCAAGAGCTCGCCCATCCAGCGGCACCTGCGCGATGCCGAAGCCGGTCAGCTCATGGCGTATTCGACCGAGGTGCTCGCCGGTGTGATCGGCAAGGAAGTCCTCGGCGTGGTCGACGGGGAGTGATCCGGTCGCACGTCACGGGGTGACGATGGCGAAGCCGGGATCCGGCTTGTCGAACAGGCCGGGCAGCCGTGCCAGCGCCGCGGCGTCGCCCTCGATCGCGATCTCGCCGTCGCGCACCGCCGCGCGCAGATCGCCGCCCGCGAGAAAAGCCCGCAACAGCGCGGCGCGGGTGAGGACGATCGTGGCGTCCGGCGGGGGCAGTCCGTCGCCGGGGCGGCGGTCGTAGTGCACGAGCACACCGTTGCGCAGTTCGGCGCGGTGCGTGCGATCGCCCTCGTCGCGGAATCGCCAGTCGGTGACCAGCCGCGTGTCCCACGCCTTCGGTCCGTCGACGCGCAGCGACATCGCGTCGAACGCCTGCTCCACGCTGATCGCGGCGAGCAGGCCCGTCGAATTCGCCTGGGTCGGTGTGCCGAACGAGCCGTTGCGCAGTTCGTGCGCACCGCTGAGATAGAAGTTGCGCCAGGTGGCGTTCTCGGCGCCGTAGGCCAGCTGCTCGAAGGCGCTGGCCTGCAGATGCTTTGCCGTCGTATCGGCCGGGTCGGCGAAGACGACGTAGTTCACCATCTGCGCCACCCACCGATAGTCGCCCGCGTCGTAGGCGCGCTGCGCCTTCTTCAGGACCTCCTTCGCGCCGCCCATCGCCTCGACGTGGCGCTTGGCGGACTCGACCGGCGGATGTTCCCACAGGTGTGCGGGATTGCCGTCGAACCAGCCCATGTAGCGCTGGTAGACGGCCTTGACGTTGTGGCTGACCGAACCGTAATAGCCCTGTGCCGACCAGGTTTTCGTCAGCTCCGGCGGCAGCTGGATCAGCTCGGCGATCTCGGCGCCGACATGACCCTTGTTGAGCAGCCGCAGCGTCTGGTCGTTGAGGTAGCCGTACAGATCACGTTGCGCCGAAAGGAATTCCACGATCCGGTCGGTGCCCCAGACCGGCCAGTGATGGGAGGAGAACACCACGTCGCTGGCGCGGCCGTAGCGGTTGATCGATTCGGTCAGGTACTTCGACCACACGTGCGGGTCCCGGACCAGCGCGCCCCGCAGGGTCAGGATGTTGTGCATGGTGTGGGTGGCGTTCTCGGCCATGCACAGCACCCTGCGGTCGGGGAAGTAGAAGTTCATCTCCGAGGGCGCCTCGGTGCCCGGCGTCAGCTGGAACACCATGCGGACGCCGTCGATCGTCTCCTCTTGATCCGTGCGGACGATGTCGACGGTGGGCTCGATCAGGGTGACGGTGCCGAGCGAGGTGGTCTGTCCGAGGCCCGCCCCGATCTGTCCCTTCGGACCGCGCGGCAGGGCGGCGCCGTACATGTACGCCGCGCGGCGCGCCATCGCGGTCCCGGCGTAGATGTTCTCGGCGACAGCGTGTTCCAGGAAGCCGACGGGCGCGAGCGCCGGGCAGCGACCCTCGGCGACGTCCCGCTGGGTGGTCACGCCGAGCGCGCCGCCGAAGTGATCGACGTGGGAATGGCTGTAGATCAGACCGGTGACCGGACGGTTCCCGCGGTGCGCGCGGTAGAGCGCCAGTCCGGCGGCCGCGGTCTCGGCCGAGATCAGCGGGTCGATCACGATCACGCCGGTGTCGCCCTCGACCAGCGTCATGTTCGACAGGTCGAGACCGCGGATCTGATAGAAGCCGGGCGCGATCTCGTACAGTCCCTGCTTCACGGTGAGCTGGGATTGCCGCCACAGGCTCGGATGCGCCGACTGCGGGCAGGGTTCGCGCAGGAATGCGTAGGAGTCGTTGTCCCACACCACCTTTCCCCGCTCGTCGGTGACCACGCCTGGTTCGAGCGCGGCCAGGAAGCCGCGGTCGGCGTCGGCGAAGTCGGCGGTGTCGGAGAAGGGCAGGGTTTCGGCGGCCCGCTGGTTGGCGGCGCGAATGTGCTCGCTCGGGTCGGTCGGTGTCGCCGAGGGGCGCACCTGGTCGTCGTCCGCGCAGCCGCCGAGTCCGACGCCGACGCCCGCGGCCGCCAGCGCCGCCGCGCCGACGCCGAAGACGCCGCGCCGGGACACCCGCGGGCTCGTCGTGTCGCCGTTCTCCCGCTCGACCATGCGCGCTCCTAGCTCGTCGCGGGCGTTCGCCCCGTAGTTGCCGCCCATCGGCGGTTTCGGTCGACGATACGCACTATTGCAGTGATACTGCAATAGTGATTCCACCTCCGGATGTCGGCCGGACACGGGCCGGTCAGCGCTCGCCCGCGCGGTCTGTGATCGGATGCGGTCATGGCTGAGGGCACGACCGGCGCGCGACGGCGCCGCAATCCGGAGCAGACCCGGGGCGCGATCATCGACGCCCTGCTCGCCGCCGTGAAGGAGGGCATCTTCGCGCCGACGGCCAAGGACATCGCGCAGCGTGCGGGGGCCTCCGAGCGCAGCATCTTCGTGCACTTTCCGGCCATCGACGATCTGCGGATCGCCGCCGTCGACCGGCAGTCCGAACAGGTCGAGGCGCTGATCCGGACCATCGACCCCGCGCTGCCGCTGGACCGGCGCATCGAGCTGGTCGTCGAGCAGAGCGCCGACATCTTCGCGCTCCAGCGCAATCCCCGCGTGCTCGGCCTGCTCGAATCGCACAGCCTGCCCGCCGTCGACGCGCGAATGCGGCTGACCGACAGGCGGATTCGCGCCGCGCTCGCGCATGCGTTCGGCGCCGAACTGACGCGCGACGGCGAACGCGACGAGCAGCTGCTCGACGCGATCGACGCCACCGTCGGCTGGCCCTTCCGGCACCACCTGGTGGAACGGCGCGGACTTTCCCGTGCGGCCGCCTCCGCCGCCGTCCGGCGCGCGCTGGTGGCGCTGCTGGCCGCGGATCATTCCGGCCGGTCCGATTTCGGGTAGTCGACTACTCGCGCGATCCGGTTCGCGGTCGGCAGAATCGGCGAGCAAACAAGCCGAGTTCAAGGGGGTGCCAGATTGTCCGACGAGCGCAAGGCGTTGTCGCCCGCTCCGCACAACGAGCCGCCGCTGCGCGGCTTTCACGCACCGCGGCGGTACCAGCCGTGCCGGGTGCGCCCGCGCGGAGAGGCGACTGCCGGTGCGGGCGTTCAGCGCGTCGTCCGGGAATCGCACGCCACCGCGGTACAGGACGAGCTGCTCGTCTCGGCGCGCAAGTTCGCGGAGCGCTCGCTGCGCCTCACATTGGAGGTGCTGGACCAGCGCAGGCCGATCGGACAGCTGGCGTCCGTCGCCGACGCCGCGGTGGTGTCGGCGGTGCGCACCCTGATCGCGGGCGATCTGGCGCCGGGCCGCAGTCTGGGTGTCGCCGTGCTGGCGCGCGTCGCGGTGACACCGGTGGACGCGCGCACGGCGGAAGTCTTCGCCGGCTACGACCG contains the following coding sequences:
- a CDS encoding cation diffusion facilitator family transporter, which gives rise to MSADSDPRWLSIALALIVAFMAAEVVVGLLAQSLALITDAAHMLTDAASIVLALIAIRLSKRPARGQYTYGYKRAEILSAQANGITLLLLAAWFVYEGVNRLIHPPDVEGPLVFVTALIGIVVNIIAAWCISRANRTSLNVEGAFQHILNDMYAFIGTAIAGAVVWLAGYPRADAIAALVVAALMVKAGWALVRESGRIFLEAAPAHLDPDAIGARIVTLPQVSEVHDLHVWVITSGEPSLSAHILVDDRADCHAVRLEIERVLLAEFGLEHTTLQVDHVSELDSVAADLHCAEPHGRVHRS
- a CDS encoding SAM-dependent methyltransferase, translated to MDRPAWAPEGVDMQQASPARMYDALLGGSHNFDVDRKAAELGKQLVPDLPRVALSNRAFLRRAVRFLVDAGVRQFLDIGSGIPTAGNVHEVAQQIDPEIRVLYADIDPVAVAHSKAILHGNDRAAAIEADLRKPEELLGKVRETGLIDFEQPVGVLMVAVLHLLSDDDAPAERVAAVRDAVPSGSYLAISHLTSELRPEDAAQLGANAAQQSKIGIHFRPAAAITAMFDGWDLVEPGVVELPAWRPESERDHHEAPGRSLGLAGVGRKG
- a CDS encoding sensor domain-containing diguanylate cyclase produces the protein MGLRELALRWADALDGVVAPTLTRTETEAMLADLAELLVAAIRGDADLRNAHDAAVVLVAANYRDPLVVSRSIAMICHDMVEEICAPGDLGYERVRDRAVAVAAEFAAGCTGALRAAALVEQETTLGAALAAARDAEARRQLSEARFEAVFAGASVGIGTVDVTGRVLAVNAAFAEMLGLPQEHMPGRSVADLLGPANIGHAYSQFRRMLAGETDRFRLETPHMRPDGELAHIDLSMSAVRDADGRIQFLIGVAVDVTERKQLADRLWHDAHHDDLTGLPNRLLFFDRLAGAVPPIGLCYLDLDGFKAVNDEWGHTVGDRVLHEVAQRLRAAAEPRAGLAARIGGDEFIVLIERCAGEPQLAAVADELRAALAMPLRVAGHPVHVGASVGIVYEIDRPSAVDALMHAVDTAMYRDKAGRSSRGPQSA
- a CDS encoding CGNR zinc finger domain-containing protein, encoding MHFNPYGGTAAELAARLVNADPEMDLLEVLDAAGYKPLGSLDAAQTAELRRWIARLAEVFDAPSVPQLNALLAETTSRPYISTHDGRPPHLHYAHEDAPTDERVKAYTAAGLAALFCEDPERIGRCARPGCAMVFVDTSRNGRRRFCSTRCSNRVHVADHRMRRSA
- a CDS encoding TetR/AcrR family transcriptional regulator, with protein sequence MTRAFTGTYRGVSSAERREDRRRRLLDAALAIVGTQGLAALTVRGVCEQAKVGPRFFYEAFPDLDALAAELLLEVQRSALDRARTAIAETEGSPAERIRAGVAALITELTDDPRRAKIVFAQAYGNEALMRTRFAGMRTVAATIIEQTRIVLDLPEGQETAVAATSQLITGGAAELVLVWLDGGLDVDRDGLIDLLADFTIAMIDRLPEVAGRLNGTA
- a CDS encoding cytochrome P450, whose amino-acid sequence is MSLLVPQSVSAVSDGARQLRTQLSWRVQRVGVRFVRRYPTRVRPLAEPPAGSGLRPTVGDFGPPGIGYTLHTLADPIEFARDRFERFGPVQWMGVLGRPVVTVGSPEAFEVVMLDRDKVFSAQRGWEWLIGPFFRGGLLLRDFDEHLFHRRIMQQAFTRPRLVGYLELTTPLLRDGIQKWRPAANFPVYSAIKKLLLQQATEVFAGAALGPEGTKLEHAFEDAVHGGTALVRANLPGGVWARGLRGRRVLEEYFRRELPVKRAGQGNDLFSVLCRASTVEGHTFTDDEVVQHMIFVMMAAHDTSTIASAMLVHELGRHPEWQERLRAESRALGKDSLDYDDLDRLPALDMAFKEALRMYAPVAQQARETLRDTDILGHYVPRGTLIMCGPYTMMRTDEFWRDPTAFDPERFAPERREDKSHRFAWSPFGGGAHKCIGLYFGGMTVKAVLHQMLLRYRWTVPADYQVPLVAGTGPTPADGLPIRLERIRP
- a CDS encoding ferredoxin; the protein is MRLAADRGRCEGHGMCEALAPALFRVGADGVVEPLVESVSPPDAEVVALAVDSCPVQALRWAAD
- a CDS encoding DUF1254 domain-containing protein; this encodes MNEWDGAHSSGAGRKITRRTVLGWATTAAVGLAACDRAAEEDPAVRSEADLIANEAYVFGYPLVLMHATRDAALKSTPINRFQHAESLPTPDRRDVVRMNLDTLYSTAWLDLSRGPIVLQVPATDPGRYWLMQIMDAWTNTIHNPSSVRPQVRPGVPTPPFTYVITGPNWSGALPEDLTPLPTPTPTVWILGRIQVNGAADIPAVRDIQRGIRLAPLDDWVARRVAPADPVEPAEPSKPPAEQVDDMDARDFFDQLCVLMDTDPPAPADEPAMARFAEIGIAPGGSVRGLSDADLADAATDAKHTIDVYVDPQTRIINDWTFDPRIGTYGTDYLHRASVARHNLGANLAEDAIYPTYYGTADDNGTPARFRLRFAAGQTPPVDAFWSLTAYGEDDYLVPNPAGIYAVGHQVPVVPGLDGSIELAIQHDDPGSAVPQGNWLPIPSEGPFSLAMRLFAPRPEAIAGRWQPPPVTLLP